A genome region from Aphelocoma coerulescens isolate FSJ_1873_10779 chromosome Z unlocalized genomic scaffold, UR_Acoe_1.0 ChrZ, whole genome shotgun sequence includes the following:
- the ARSK gene encoding arylsulfatase K, giving the protein MRGSGPLGRAGLALLLMAAGAGARPRPAAPGDQPRSNVVLVACDSLDGRLTFFPGNQTVDLPSINFMKRHGTVFLNAYTNSPICCPSRAAMWSGLFTHLTESWNNFKGLDPDYVTWMDLMERHGYRAQKFGKLDFTSGHHSVSNRVEAWTRDVDFLLRQEGRPMVKLTGHRKHVRVMEKDWRNTDKAVNWIKEEAVNLTQPFILYLGLNLPHPYPSPYAGENFGSSTFLTSPYWLEKVNYEAIKIPKWSSLSEMHPVDYYSSYTKNCTGEFTKEEVRNIRAFYYAMCAETDAMLGEILSALRDTGLLGKTIIMFTADHGELAMEHRQFYKMSMYEGSSHVPLLVMGPGVREQQQIANVVSLVDIYPTMLDIARIPVPQNLSGYSLIPLLREKAESQASPRGPRPSWVLSEFHGCNVNSSVYMLRAGKWKYITYSDGSSVPPQLFDLTADPDELTNLAITFPVIVHSLDKILRSIVNYPKVSSSVQEYNKQQFISWKESLGHNYSSVIANLRWHQDWLKDQKKYENAIDKWLDK; this is encoded by the exons GATGGACGCTTGACATTTTTTCCAGGGAATCAGACTGTGGATTTACCTTCCATAAATTTTATGAAGAGACATGGCACTGTCTTTCTCAATGCCTACACCAACTCTCCAATTTGTTGTCCTTCCCGTGCAG ctatgTGGAGTGGTCTTTTCACTCATCTAACAGAATCTTGGAATAACTTCAAAGGTCTAGATCCAGATTATGTAACATGGATGGATCTCATGGAGAGACATGGCTACCGTGCACAGAAGTTTGGGAAATTGGACTTTACTTCTGGACATCATTCAGTAAG TAACCGTGTGGAAGCTTGGACGAGGGATGTTGACTTCCTGCTCCGACAAGAAGGAAGACCCATGGTGAAACTTACAGGCCATAGGAAGCATGTTAGAGTGATGGAAAAAGATTGGCGGAATACTGATAAAGCAGTAAACTGGATAAAGGAAGAAGCTGTTAATCTTACTCAACCATTTATTCTTTACTTGGGACTAAATTTACCACATCCGTATCCATCACCCTATGCAGGAGAAAATTTTGGATCCTCTACCTTTTTAACATCTCCCTATTGGCTTGAAAAG GTGAATTATGAAGCTATTAAAATACCCAAGTGGTCTTCTCTTTCAGAGATGCATCCAGTAGACTattactcctcgtacaccaagaATTGCACAGGAGAGTTTACaaaggaagaagtgagaaatatTAGAGCATTTTATTATGCTATGTGTGCAGAGACGGATGCCATGCTGG gTGAGATTCTTTCAGCTCTGCGAGATACTGGGCTTCTTGGAAAAACGATCATTATGTTCACTGCAGATCATGGAGAACTTGCTATGGAACACCGTCAGTTCTATAAAATGAGCATGTATGAAGGAAGTTCCCATGTTCCTCTTTTAGTTATGGGGCCAGGTGTAAGGGAACAGCAGCAAATAGCAAATGTAGTATCTCTTGTGGATATATATCCTACTATGCTTG ATATAGCAAGAATCCCTGTCCCACAGAACCTCAGTGGATATTCTCTTATACCGCTGCTACGTGAAAAGGCTGAGAGCCAAGCATCACCCAGAGGGCCTCGACCCTCATGGGTGCTGAGTGAGTTCCACGGCTGCAATGTGAACTCCTCTGTGTATATGCTGAGAGCTGGCAAGTGGAAATACATCACATACTCGGATGGCTCTTCAGTACCGCCCCAGCTCTTTG ACCTTACTGCTGATCCAGATGAGCTTACAAATCTTGCCATAACATTCCCAGTAATTGTACATTCCTTGGACAAAATACTTCGCTCTATAGTAAACTATCCAAAGGTTTCTTCTTCTGTTCAGGAGTATAACAAACAACAGTTTATCAGTTGGAAAGAAAGTTTGGGTCACAATTATTCAAGTGTTATTGCGAACCTTAGGTGGCATCAAGACTGGTTAAAGGACCAAAAAAAGTATGAGAATGCAATTGACAAGTGGCTTGATAAGTAG